The Agromyces marinus genome window below encodes:
- the sucC gene encoding ADP-forming succinate--CoA ligase subunit beta — MDLYEYQARDLFEKYGVPVLRGIVADTPEDVRAAAEKLGGVVVVKAQVKTGGRGKAGGVKVAKDADEAEAAARDILGLDIKGHVVKRVMVAAGAKIAQEFYFSVLLDRANRSYLSLTSVEGGMEIEQLAVEKPEALARIEVDPGTGITAEKAREIAVAANFPADLVDKVADVFVKLYEVYAGEDATLVEVNPLILSEDGEVIALDGKVTLDENAEFRHQGHALLEDKAATDPLEAAAKELDLNYVKLDGEVGIIGNGAGLVMSTLDVVAYAGENHGGVKPANFLDIGGGASAEVMANGLGIILGDPQVKAVFVNVFGGITACDQVAKGIVGALAELGSAANKPLVVRLDGNNVAEGRRILEEAAHPLVTLAENMDQGADKAAELANAG, encoded by the coding sequence GTGGATCTTTACGAGTACCAGGCCAGAGACCTCTTCGAGAAGTACGGAGTGCCGGTGCTCCGGGGCATCGTCGCCGACACCCCCGAAGACGTGCGCGCCGCAGCCGAGAAGCTCGGCGGCGTCGTCGTCGTCAAGGCGCAGGTGAAGACCGGCGGCCGCGGCAAGGCGGGCGGCGTCAAGGTCGCCAAGGACGCCGACGAGGCCGAGGCGGCGGCCCGCGACATCCTCGGGCTCGACATCAAGGGCCACGTCGTCAAGCGCGTCATGGTCGCAGCGGGTGCGAAGATCGCGCAGGAGTTCTACTTCTCGGTGCTGCTCGACCGCGCCAACCGCTCCTACCTCTCGCTCACGAGCGTCGAGGGCGGCATGGAGATCGAGCAGCTCGCGGTCGAGAAGCCCGAGGCGCTCGCGCGCATCGAGGTCGACCCGGGTACCGGCATCACCGCTGAGAAGGCACGCGAGATCGCCGTCGCGGCGAACTTCCCGGCCGACCTGGTCGATAAGGTCGCCGACGTCTTCGTCAAGCTGTACGAGGTGTACGCCGGCGAGGATGCCACGCTCGTCGAGGTCAACCCGCTCATCCTCTCGGAGGACGGCGAGGTCATCGCCCTCGACGGCAAGGTCACGCTCGACGAGAACGCCGAGTTCCGCCACCAGGGTCACGCGCTGCTCGAGGACAAGGCCGCGACCGACCCGCTCGAGGCGGCCGCGAAGGAGCTCGACCTCAACTACGTCAAGCTCGACGGCGAGGTCGGCATCATCGGCAACGGCGCGGGCCTGGTCATGTCGACCCTCGACGTCGTCGCCTACGCGGGTGAGAACCACGGCGGCGTCAAGCCCGCCAACTTCCTCGACATCGGCGGCGGCGCGTCGGCCGAGGTCATGGCCAACGGCCTCGGCATCATCCTCGGCGACCCGCAGGTCAAGGCCGTGTTCGTGAACGTCTTCGGCGGCATCACGGCGTGCGACCAGGTCGCCAAGGGCATCGTGGGCGCGCTCGCCGAGCTCGGCTCGGCCGCGAACAAGCCGCTCGTCGTGCGCCTCGACGGCAACAACGTCGCCGAGGGCCGCCGGATCCTCGAAGAGGCCGCGCACCCGCTCGTGACGCTCGCCGAGAACATGGACCAGGGCGCCGACAAGGCCGCCGAGCTGGCGAACGCCGGCTGA
- a CDS encoding VIT1/CCC1 transporter family protein, whose translation MTDATAEPLHRTDPHEVKVHEKLNWLRAAVLGANDGIISVAALVVGVAAATTNLGAILVAGVASVAAGAISMGLGEYVSVSSQRDTERALIEKERDELATMPDQELAELAGIYRGKGLTPETAQRVAEELTAHDALGAHLEAELHISEHDVVSPWHAAWASALSFLAGAVLPMLAILLPPPEWRVATTFVAVVIALAITGWLSAWIGGAPRTRAILRVVTGGALALAVTWVIGGLLGGVL comes from the coding sequence ATGACGGATGCCACGGCCGAACCCCTGCACCGGACCGATCCGCACGAGGTCAAGGTGCACGAGAAGCTCAACTGGTTGCGTGCGGCGGTGCTCGGCGCGAACGACGGGATCATCTCGGTCGCCGCGCTCGTGGTCGGCGTCGCCGCGGCGACGACGAACCTCGGCGCCATCCTCGTCGCCGGCGTGGCCTCGGTCGCGGCCGGAGCGATCTCCATGGGCCTCGGCGAGTACGTCTCGGTCTCGAGCCAGCGCGACACCGAGCGTGCGCTCATCGAGAAGGAACGCGATGAGCTCGCGACCATGCCCGATCAGGAGCTGGCCGAGCTCGCGGGCATCTACCGCGGCAAGGGGCTGACTCCGGAGACCGCGCAGCGCGTGGCCGAGGAGCTGACCGCCCACGACGCACTGGGTGCGCACCTCGAGGCCGAGCTGCACATCTCCGAGCACGACGTCGTGAGCCCGTGGCATGCGGCGTGGGCCTCCGCGCTGTCGTTCCTGGCCGGCGCGGTCCTGCCGATGCTCGCGATCCTGCTGCCCCCTCCGGAGTGGCGCGTCGCGACGACGTTCGTCGCGGTCGTGATCGCCCTCGCGATCACCGGCTGGCTCTCGGCGTGGATCGGCGGGGCGCCGCGCACGCGGGCGATCCTCCGGGTCGTCACGGGCGGTGCGCTCGCGCTGGCCGTGACGTGGGTGATCGGCGGGTTGCTCGGCGGGGTGCTCTGA
- a CDS encoding FG-GAP repeat domain-containing protein, producing MSGAMSGAGQAFSRRMFLQGSTAVALSAGALPGLIDRSSASALASVASPVRAYAEPTLGGGSGLALPMLSDGLNLDQPQYYETIQAGRRVFCKTRQNADIDGDGQDELIYRNPAGISAFRFDADTGQWLALPPSTAFGDEAGWDEAWYYPTIQTADLDGDGRAELIGWGPKGVEVHRYDPTTETWIDLGVANPMTGSLWAMPWYFQTMQCADIDGDGQDELLVRYKDGLRAWKLTGTSWTQLATISAMSDTAGWTELSMFETIQCADLDGDGRAEVFARSADGIVAWRYSAGQWVALPAGPELSNAEEWNYPQYYQTLQSADLDGDGRAEIFIRNNTQIRAWKFTDTAWQELPLGPMMEDSDGWGDPRYYKTLQAADLDGDGRAEILVRGGFEILAWKYTGTGWQFLSPGPAWSDADGWNASQYYQTIQPARVKTSAAANPHMPATESGTLDVLFGRSSLAIETYRMLPDTSWTPTSAPWPTLDAASYAYAAELLGLIERNVRDIYGNDVDLSAYADQLHPTPALPTGSTIDPTQWAAVCEQLYTELRWADQVQTWYHNVRSLLTATYTGDDIALQAVAETIQLKDPSSTSLTLSILSFVATVAAAGLSLTATPMAGAVAGTIGAACTLAGSTSGSDSDKVQDTIANLDKQLLDAFESSIRSMDDQRGAATADYGLMAAIGRQIIGQAPAWAWDDADQDALMLAGQRQYALSAWKALAAPSGWKWSVAGEDDYSGIIDENGGRYYNNGWFWMAGGYHAYSWDPGDDISWLCQFYMLRQGTSTLIDDTVLHTLFDAYNPAKGVFPLGANLIDAVAARHGWPRLGSAGTSKSDSGCSDVPDPWTVDGSKGVISGSHATLAATAGTAAFASPAPVPTAKSAKSAKPKNRTRPERDRPNQLHALGIDLGVNVELSRDTAGELVALIRTTNYGLTAAEEVRIVSAKLGGREAIGPLPSHHRHVDAGEAISTHLRFVGVPGKAGKQVTLKLGHSHLDGDYATTLQLTLPTV from the coding sequence ATGTCGGGTGCGATGTCGGGTGCGGGTCAGGCGTTCTCGAGGCGGATGTTCCTACAGGGGTCGACCGCGGTCGCCCTCAGTGCGGGCGCGTTGCCGGGCCTCATCGACCGGAGCAGCGCGAGCGCGCTGGCGTCGGTGGCCTCGCCGGTGCGCGCGTACGCCGAGCCCACGCTCGGCGGGGGTTCCGGCCTCGCGCTGCCGATGCTCAGCGACGGGTTGAACCTCGACCAGCCCCAGTACTACGAGACGATCCAGGCGGGTCGGCGCGTGTTCTGCAAGACGCGGCAGAATGCCGATATCGACGGCGACGGTCAGGATGAACTCATCTATCGAAACCCGGCCGGCATCAGTGCCTTCCGCTTCGACGCCGACACCGGGCAGTGGCTCGCGCTGCCGCCCTCGACGGCCTTCGGCGACGAGGCCGGATGGGACGAGGCGTGGTACTACCCCACCATCCAGACGGCCGACCTCGACGGCGACGGCCGGGCCGAGCTGATCGGCTGGGGCCCGAAGGGCGTCGAGGTGCACCGCTACGATCCCACCACCGAGACCTGGATCGATCTCGGCGTCGCGAATCCGATGACCGGCTCGCTCTGGGCGATGCCGTGGTACTTCCAAACGATGCAGTGCGCCGACATCGACGGCGACGGCCAGGACGAACTGCTGGTGCGGTACAAAGACGGTCTTCGAGCGTGGAAGCTCACCGGCACGTCATGGACGCAGCTCGCCACCATCAGCGCGATGTCGGATACTGCCGGATGGACCGAACTGAGCATGTTCGAGACGATCCAGTGCGCCGATCTCGACGGCGACGGCCGGGCCGAGGTCTTCGCGCGCAGCGCCGACGGGATCGTCGCGTGGCGGTACAGCGCGGGGCAGTGGGTGGCGCTGCCTGCGGGGCCGGAGCTCTCGAATGCCGAAGAGTGGAACTACCCGCAGTACTACCAGACCCTCCAGTCCGCTGACCTCGACGGCGACGGACGAGCTGAGATCTTCATCCGCAACAACACCCAGATCCGCGCGTGGAAGTTCACCGACACCGCCTGGCAGGAACTGCCCCTGGGTCCGATGATGGAAGACAGCGACGGCTGGGGCGACCCGCGGTACTACAAGACCCTCCAAGCCGCGGACCTCGACGGCGATGGACGAGCTGAGATCCTGGTCCGCGGCGGCTTCGAGATCCTGGCGTGGAAGTACACCGGCACCGGCTGGCAGTTCCTGTCTCCCGGCCCCGCGTGGTCGGACGCCGACGGATGGAACGCCAGCCAGTACTACCAGACGATCCAACCTGCGCGGGTCAAGACGAGCGCGGCCGCCAACCCGCACATGCCGGCCACCGAGTCGGGCACCCTCGACGTGCTCTTCGGCCGTTCCTCCCTCGCGATCGAGACGTACCGCATGCTGCCCGACACGAGCTGGACACCGACCTCGGCGCCGTGGCCGACGCTCGACGCAGCCTCGTACGCATACGCCGCAGAGCTGCTCGGCCTCATCGAGAGGAACGTCAGGGACATCTACGGCAACGACGTCGACCTGTCCGCATACGCGGACCAGCTCCATCCGACCCCGGCCCTGCCCACTGGATCGACCATCGACCCCACCCAGTGGGCCGCGGTCTGCGAACAGCTCTACACGGAGCTTCGCTGGGCCGACCAGGTGCAGACCTGGTACCACAACGTGCGTTCCCTCCTCACGGCCACCTACACCGGCGACGACATCGCCCTCCAAGCGGTCGCCGAGACGATCCAACTGAAGGACCCGTCGAGCACCTCGCTCACGCTGTCCATCCTGTCGTTCGTCGCCACCGTCGCCGCCGCGGGGCTCAGCCTGACGGCGACCCCGATGGCCGGCGCCGTCGCCGGCACCATCGGCGCGGCATGCACCCTCGCCGGCTCGACCAGCGGATCCGACAGCGACAAGGTGCAGGACACGATCGCGAACCTCGACAAGCAGCTCCTCGACGCCTTCGAGAGCTCGATCAGGTCGATGGACGACCAGCGTGGGGCGGCGACCGCCGATTACGGACTCATGGCCGCGATCGGCAGACAGATCATCGGGCAGGCACCGGCCTGGGCCTGGGACGATGCCGACCAGGACGCGCTCATGCTCGCGGGCCAACGCCAATACGCCCTGTCCGCGTGGAAGGCACTCGCCGCACCCTCCGGATGGAAGTGGTCGGTCGCCGGCGAGGACGACTACTCGGGCATCATCGATGAGAACGGCGGGCGGTACTACAACAACGGCTGGTTCTGGATGGCGGGCGGCTACCATGCGTACTCCTGGGATCCCGGCGACGACATCTCTTGGCTGTGCCAGTTCTACATGCTGCGGCAAGGCACATCGACCCTCATCGACGACACCGTGCTGCACACCCTCTTCGACGCGTACAACCCGGCGAAGGGCGTATTCCCGCTGGGCGCGAACCTGATCGACGCGGTCGCCGCCCGCCACGGCTGGCCGCGGCTGGGCAGCGCCGGCACCTCCAAGAGCGACTCGGGCTGCTCGGACGTCCCCGATCCCTGGACCGTCGATGGATCGAAGGGCGTCATCTCGGGGTCGCACGCGACTCTCGCGGCGACCGCCGGCACTGCCGCATTCGCCTCGCCCGCGCCCGTACCGACGGCGAAGTCAGCGAAGTCGGCGAAGCCGAAGAACCGCACTCGGCCCGAACGAGACCGGCCCAACCAACTGCACGCACTCGGTATCGATCTCGGTGTGAACGTCGAGCTCTCACGCGACACCGCGGGAGAACTGGTCGCCCTCATCCGGACGACCAACTACGGCCTCACCGCCGCAGAGGAGGTCCGGATCGTCAGCGCGAAGCTCGGTGGGCGCGAGGCCATCGGTCCGCTGCCGAGCCATCACCGCCACGTCGACGCAGGCGAGGCGATCTCGACGCATCTGCGCTTCGTCGGCGTGCCCGGCAAGGCGGGAAAGCAGGTCACGCTGAAGCTCGGACACTCCCACCTCGACGGAGACTACGCGACCACGCTTCAGCTGACACTGCCCACGGTATAG
- a CDS encoding ATP-dependent helicase translates to MTLILDPDDPTGWREAPGAAPDAHAGPAASAHLTAGLNPQQREAVEYRGPALLIVAGAGSGKTRVLTHRIASLIDAREAWPSQILAITFTNKAAAEMRERVEALLGEAAGGMWISTFHSACVRILRREAESIGLSSTFTIYDSADQRTILKRIIKELDADTLGFTPASAQAKISKLKNELADVETYARNVNSNDPNEVMFLEIFRQYTRRLRDASALDFDDLISETVYLFRAFPKVAALYQRRFRHILVDEYQDTNHAQYSLIRELTRAVEPDVVAELNEHGVLVRGLTDASGSIPGASLTVVGDSDQSIYAFRGADIRNIVEFERDFPGAKVVLLEQNYRSTQNILSAANAVISNNFDRKDKKLWTADGDGEKITGYTGYSAHDEAQFVADEIEALHRAGVAYRDIAVFYRTNAQTRALEEIFVRSALPYRVVGGTKFYERAEIKDAMAYLVAVANPLDELAIRRILNTPKRGIGPATETSIASFAEANDLTFRQAMRAADGLGLGPKATTAIQGLAKLLDEAAAMLVPSEQGIAEGTNAGAAKVSDVLAFLIEGSKLVETLRTSRDPQDETRAENVEELLAQTKDFDRENPGASLVDFLTQVSLVAAADELDDASGTVSLMTLHTAKGLEYHAVFLTGLEEGLLPHQMSASEPGGPAEERRLFYVGITRARKRLYLSLAMSRAQFGEVSVAMPSRYLQEIPDELVDWRQSPGMANGRGGSQPRALNARRGGAGGGAWGTRDRDLERFSVTKSAAPKTEWANRVTGTVRDNGDLTLAAGDRIRHTDFGEGTVRQVTGEGTKRIAHVGFDTAGQKKLLIKIAPIEKL, encoded by the coding sequence ATGACGCTGATCCTCGACCCCGACGACCCGACCGGCTGGCGCGAGGCGCCCGGCGCGGCCCCCGACGCGCACGCCGGCCCCGCGGCATCCGCTCACCTCACGGCGGGGCTGAACCCGCAGCAGCGGGAGGCCGTCGAGTACCGCGGCCCGGCCCTGCTCATCGTCGCGGGCGCGGGCTCCGGCAAGACGCGAGTGCTCACCCACCGGATCGCGAGCCTGATCGACGCGCGCGAGGCGTGGCCGAGCCAGATCCTCGCGATCACGTTCACGAACAAGGCGGCGGCCGAGATGCGCGAGCGCGTCGAGGCGCTGCTCGGCGAGGCGGCCGGCGGCATGTGGATCTCGACCTTCCACTCGGCGTGCGTGCGGATCCTGCGCCGCGAGGCCGAGTCGATCGGGCTGTCGAGCACCTTCACGATCTACGACTCGGCCGACCAGCGCACGATCCTGAAGCGCATCATCAAGGAGCTCGATGCCGACACGCTCGGCTTCACGCCCGCGAGCGCGCAGGCGAAGATCTCCAAGCTCAAGAACGAGCTCGCCGACGTCGAGACGTACGCGCGCAACGTCAACTCGAACGACCCGAACGAGGTGATGTTCCTCGAGATCTTCCGGCAGTACACGCGGCGGCTGCGCGACGCGAGCGCGCTCGACTTCGACGACCTCATCAGCGAGACCGTCTACCTGTTCCGTGCCTTCCCGAAGGTCGCGGCGCTCTACCAGCGGCGGTTCCGCCACATCCTCGTCGACGAGTACCAGGACACCAACCACGCCCAGTACTCGCTCATCCGCGAGCTGACGCGCGCCGTCGAACCCGACGTCGTCGCCGAGCTGAACGAGCACGGCGTGCTCGTGCGGGGGCTGACGGATGCCTCGGGGTCGATCCCCGGCGCGAGCCTGACGGTCGTCGGCGACTCCGACCAGTCGATCTACGCTTTCCGCGGCGCCGACATCCGCAACATCGTCGAGTTCGAGCGCGACTTCCCAGGTGCGAAGGTCGTGCTGCTCGAGCAGAACTACCGGTCGACCCAGAACATCCTCTCGGCCGCCAACGCCGTCATCTCGAACAACTTCGACCGGAAGGACAAGAAGCTCTGGACGGCCGACGGCGACGGCGAGAAGATCACGGGCTACACCGGGTACTCGGCGCACGATGAGGCGCAGTTCGTCGCCGACGAGATCGAGGCGCTGCACCGCGCTGGCGTCGCGTACCGCGACATCGCCGTGTTCTACCGCACCAATGCGCAGACTCGCGCGCTGGAGGAGATCTTCGTGCGCTCGGCGCTGCCGTACCGCGTGGTCGGCGGCACGAAGTTCTACGAACGTGCCGAGATCAAGGACGCGATGGCCTACCTCGTCGCGGTCGCGAACCCGCTCGACGAACTCGCCATCCGGCGCATCCTGAACACGCCCAAGCGCGGCATCGGGCCGGCGACCGAGACCTCCATCGCGAGCTTCGCCGAGGCGAACGACCTCACGTTCCGGCAGGCGATGCGGGCCGCCGACGGGCTCGGGCTCGGGCCCAAGGCCACGACGGCCATCCAGGGCCTCGCGAAGCTCCTCGACGAGGCTGCCGCGATGCTCGTGCCGAGCGAGCAGGGCATCGCCGAGGGCACCAACGCGGGCGCAGCGAAGGTGTCCGACGTGCTCGCGTTCCTCATCGAGGGGTCGAAGCTCGTCGAGACGCTGCGCACGAGCCGCGACCCGCAAGACGAGACGCGCGCCGAGAACGTCGAGGAACTGCTCGCGCAGACCAAGGACTTCGATCGTGAGAACCCGGGCGCGAGCCTCGTCGACTTCCTCACCCAGGTCTCGCTCGTCGCGGCGGCCGACGAACTCGACGACGCGTCGGGCACCGTCTCGCTCATGACGCTGCACACCGCGAAGGGGCTCGAGTACCACGCCGTCTTCCTCACCGGGCTCGAAGAGGGACTGCTGCCGCACCAGATGTCGGCCTCCGAACCCGGCGGGCCGGCTGAGGAGCGCCGCCTGTTCTACGTCGGCATCACGCGCGCGCGCAAGCGCCTCTACCTGTCGCTCGCGATGAGCCGAGCCCAGTTCGGCGAGGTGTCGGTCGCGATGCCGAGCCGCTACCTGCAGGAGATCCCCGACGAGCTCGTCGACTGGCGGCAGTCGCCCGGCATGGCCAACGGTCGCGGCGGTTCCCAGCCGCGCGCGCTCAACGCGCGCCGCGGCGGCGCGGGCGGCGGCGCGTGGGGAACCCGCGACCGAGACCTCGAGCGATTCAGCGTCACGAAGTCGGCCGCGCCGAAGACCGAGTGGGCCAACCGGGTCACCGGCACCGTGCGCGACAACGGCGATCTCACCCTCGCAGCGGGCGACCGGATCCGGCACACCGACTTCGGCGAGGGCACGGTGCGTCAGGTCACCGGCGAGGGCACCAAGCGCATCGCGCACGTCGGATTCGACACCGCCGGGCAGAAGAAGCTCCTCATCAAGATCGCGCCGATCGAGAAGCTCTGA
- a CDS encoding response regulator, with protein MTGGDGARTRVAIVDDQELVRAGFRLILERAGFDIVAEAADGEEAVARVAETLPDVVLMDMRMPVLDGVEATRRITARPEAPRVLALTTFDLDDLVFGAVRAGASGFLLKDVSPDDLVHGVRVVARGEAMLAPAVTARLLERFAAAERGDASHPEATARLAGLSERESDIARLVARGLSNAEIASRLFLSESTVKTYVSRLLTRLDARDRVQVAVLAYEGGLVRVGEADA; from the coding sequence ATGACCGGGGGCGACGGCGCCCGGACCCGGGTCGCCATCGTCGACGACCAGGAACTCGTGCGCGCGGGCTTCCGGCTCATCCTCGAGCGCGCCGGGTTCGACATCGTCGCGGAGGCCGCCGACGGGGAGGAGGCGGTCGCGCGCGTCGCCGAGACCCTGCCCGACGTCGTGCTCATGGACATGCGGATGCCGGTGCTCGACGGCGTCGAGGCGACCCGCCGCATCACCGCGCGGCCTGAGGCGCCTCGGGTGCTCGCCCTCACCACGTTCGACCTCGACGACCTCGTGTTCGGTGCGGTCCGCGCCGGGGCGTCCGGATTCCTGTTGAAGGACGTCTCGCCGGACGACCTCGTGCACGGCGTGCGGGTGGTCGCTCGCGGCGAGGCGATGCTGGCGCCGGCGGTCACGGCGAGACTGCTCGAACGGTTCGCCGCAGCCGAACGCGGGGATGCATCGCACCCGGAGGCGACTGCGCGGCTCGCCGGCCTCAGCGAACGCGAGTCCGACATCGCCCGGCTCGTCGCGCGCGGCCTCTCGAACGCCGAGATCGCCTCGCGCCTCTTCCTCTCGGAGTCGACGGTCAAGACGTACGTGTCGCGGCTGCTCACGCGTCTCGACGCGCGTGACCGGGTGCAGGTCGCGGTGCTCGCCTACGAGGGTGGCCTGGTGCGGGTCGGCGAGGCCGACGCCTGA
- a CDS encoding sensor histidine kinase has product MDRRARWHLAQDIGLAAGIAAAALAEVLVPFESVQGPPASAVAIAAIMLVSVALAFRRTKPILLVAVPAVWVVAAVVSGGAVPVLFFGQLVPLALAVYSAARHARSRDLTIIGGTSIATVILADLTQPPLQGLSELIFHWAVLVIVFGAGWGLRTSERRAVDAAVRASEAEAASREAAMQAIADERARIARELHDILGHSVSVMVVQAGAAAQAVDDDPVFVRRALESIRSTGADSLAEVRRVVALLREDEEDGLAPQPGVDGVGDLVEQARAEGLAVDYRVDGDASSLSAGEQLAVYRIVQESLTNVRRHAAASSVVVAVGCGDSGVEVSIEDDGVGTGSTQRRVAAAPPGHGLVGMRERVSLYGGEFAAGPTGDGRGWAVRVTLPAGGGA; this is encoded by the coding sequence ATGGATCGCCGCGCACGCTGGCACCTCGCCCAGGACATCGGCCTCGCGGCGGGGATCGCCGCGGCCGCCTTGGCCGAGGTGCTGGTGCCGTTCGAGTCGGTCCAGGGGCCACCCGCATCGGCGGTTGCGATCGCGGCGATCATGCTGGTCTCCGTCGCGCTGGCGTTCCGGCGCACGAAGCCGATCCTCTTGGTCGCGGTCCCGGCCGTCTGGGTCGTCGCGGCGGTCGTGTCCGGCGGGGCCGTCCCGGTGCTCTTCTTCGGCCAACTCGTTCCGCTGGCACTGGCCGTCTACTCGGCCGCGCGGCACGCGAGGTCTCGAGACCTGACGATCATCGGCGGCACGAGCATCGCGACCGTGATCCTGGCCGACCTCACGCAGCCGCCGCTGCAGGGACTGAGCGAGCTGATCTTCCACTGGGCCGTACTCGTCATCGTGTTCGGCGCCGGGTGGGGCCTGCGCACCTCCGAGCGGCGCGCGGTCGATGCGGCGGTGCGGGCGTCCGAGGCCGAGGCGGCTTCGCGGGAGGCGGCGATGCAGGCGATCGCCGACGAGCGGGCACGGATCGCGCGCGAACTCCACGACATCCTCGGGCATTCGGTGAGCGTCATGGTCGTGCAGGCCGGGGCTGCCGCGCAGGCGGTCGACGACGACCCGGTGTTCGTCCGCCGCGCCCTGGAGTCGATCCGCTCGACCGGGGCGGATTCGCTCGCCGAAGTGCGGCGGGTCGTGGCGTTGCTGCGCGAAGACGAGGAGGACGGGCTCGCGCCGCAGCCCGGCGTCGACGGGGTCGGCGACCTCGTCGAGCAGGCTCGGGCCGAGGGGCTCGCCGTCGACTACCGGGTCGACGGCGATGCGTCCTCGCTCAGCGCCGGGGAGCAGTTGGCGGTGTACCGCATCGTGCAGGAGTCGCTGACGAACGTGCGTCGGCATGCGGCCGCTTCGAGCGTGGTCGTCGCGGTGGGCTGCGGCGATTCGGGTGTCGAGGTGTCGATCGAGGACGACGGCGTCGGGACCGGCTCGACGCAGCGACGGGTCGCCGCCGCGCCGCCGGGGCACGGGCTCGTGGGCATGCGCGAACGGGTCTCGCTGTACGGCGGCGAGTTCGCCGCCGGGCCGACGGGCGACGGTCGCGGGTGGGCCGTGCGGGTCACGCTGCCTGCGGGAGGCGGCGCATGA